AAACGAAAGGAAGCGTTGAGTATAGGTTTGAACACGGGGGAAAGGTTTATTTCTTTTCAACTGATGAAAAACTTAATGACTTTAAGAAAGATCTTGAATCTAACATCAAAAAAGCGAACCAGACTTGGAGCGATCGAGGTGGTAGGCTTTAAGTTTAATGTGAATTGTTAGGAAAATATAATGGCCTACATTAACATGGAAGCATGAGTATAATTGTGCCCTTGTTTTTAATGTAGGTCTTTTTGGCATAGGCTACAAATTTGTAGAAAGTAAGCAAAGGGAGAGTTTTCATTTCCTATTATATTGTCAATTCTTCAATTGAATTTAAACTGGAGTGTAAAAAAGTGAATAACAGAATTTATATATTTGAATATTACGCTGTGATTATTTCAGAATGTCTTAATACTGAAAAACATTCTCATCTTGCCCATCAATTAACATTTTCTTTGAGTGAAGAGCCATTTCAAATCGAGTTTAACGAAGAAATTATTAATTCTAAAGTAGTCTTTATTCCTTCCCTAGAGGCGCATAAGTTTGTAAAGAGTTGTTCTTGTTTTCTATCTATTCTGATAGATAATGAATCATTATTTAATTTAAACGAATTGAGAACAAAACTTATAGAGCTTGATGTTTTTCCAACCAAAGTTGAAGATGTAAAGCCTTTATTAAAATATCTAGGATTTGAAAGAAATATAAACGTGGATTCTCGAATTACTAAGATTAAAGATATTATAGATAGCACTAAGTTTCTAGAGGATATCCGACTTAGCGAGTTGGCAAGAGAGATGTCTTTATCTGAAAGTAGATTGTTGCATTTGTTTAAAGAACAGGTAGGAGTTCCGTTTAGGAAGTACATTCTTTGGAAGAAGCTTAGAAGAGCGATATTATCATTTGCGAATAGTAAAAATAAGAAATTGACAGATATTGCCTTAGATTCAGGGTTTAGTGATTCCGCACATTTATCTAAAGTTATCAAAGCATCTTTTGGCCTTACTCCTTCTGAAATCCTGAGCAATAGCCAGTTTATAAAAGATTGTAATTAGTGCCTTGTTTATACTAGGAAAACAGTTACTAAACGGGAGGATTCTAGTGATGAATGAAACAAAAATCATAAATTTTAAACACCCTGAGATACAAAGAGTATTAGAGAGAATAACTAACGGCCTTACTGGGCAAAAGGATATAATAAATACCTGTTATCTTTTCGTTAGGGATGAAATTCAATTTGGCTATAATGAGAGTGATGATATTCCGGCCTCGAAGGTTTTGAGTGATGGATATGGACAATGTAATACAAAGTCGAATCTACTTCTTGCACTCCTTCGTGGTGCGGGAATAGACGCCCGTTTTCATGGTTTCACAATTGATAAAAGGCTTCAGTATGGAGCTGTTACAGGAGTATTTTATTGGTTAACTCCAAAAGAAATTTTTCATAGCTGGATTGAGGTGAATTTTAACGGTTCTTGGTATAACCTTGAGGGATTTATTTTAGATAAAGAGTATTTAAATTCTCTCAGATCATATTTTAAAAGTGAGCCTAAGACGCTTTGTGGTTACGGTGTTGCAAGTGACAATTTTCAGTCCCCGCAAGTAGAATGGAGTGGTAGCAATAGTACGTATATTCAAAAGGAGGGGATCGTACGAGATTTAGGAGTATTTAGTTCTCCTGATGAGTTTTATAATAAATTTGGAACAAATCCTAAAGGTATAAAGAAGGTGCTATTTAAATTCTTGGTGCGTCACATTATGAACAATACAATTTCTAAACTTAGAAAGAAAATTGTAAATACTAATGCTGACTTGAGAACTTTGTGTACCATTGAAGAAATTAACTCTCTTTCTTTAAGAGATTAACATGAACGCTAAACTAAAAAAGAATTTTGAATTAAAACTTGGAAGTGCCAAGAGATTAATAAGGTTAAGGAAATTTGAGGAAGCATTCACTTTTCTTGAGGATGCACATGTCTTGGGTCAAAGTTATATATTCCCACATACGATTACACATATCTATATGCTCAAAATTGGCTTCTTGAAAAAAGATAAAAAAGAGATTCTCGGGCAACTCTTTCGTATTCCAATGGGGATACTAGGTTCAATGGTTGGGATTTTACCGGTAGGTAATACAGGTGGAAGTAATGTCTCGGCTTTCAAGAAAATGAAAATCCGAGATGATTTAGAGAAGATGCTAGAGTAGGCGTAAAGAAGTATTTACTAGTCGAAAGTATGAGAATAATTCTATCTGGTACTCAGGTTTGTTGTCCTTGTTTAGTTCATTTTCGGGTCAGATCTCTTAACAGCTTTCCCATCTGCAAAGTTTGCAACCTCTGTTATGATAGCACCTTCTTTACCGGCCATTTGC
This window of the Halobacteriovorax sp. HLS genome carries:
- a CDS encoding DUF3703 domain-containing protein, with product MNAKLKKNFELKLGSAKRLIRLRKFEEAFTFLEDAHVLGQSYIFPHTITHIYMLKIGFLKKDKKEILGQLFRIPMGILGSMVGILPVGNTGGSNVSAFKKMKIRDDLEKMLE
- a CDS encoding transglutaminase family protein, encoding MNETKIINFKHPEIQRVLERITNGLTGQKDIINTCYLFVRDEIQFGYNESDDIPASKVLSDGYGQCNTKSNLLLALLRGAGIDARFHGFTIDKRLQYGAVTGVFYWLTPKEIFHSWIEVNFNGSWYNLEGFILDKEYLNSLRSYFKSEPKTLCGYGVASDNFQSPQVEWSGSNSTYIQKEGIVRDLGVFSSPDEFYNKFGTNPKGIKKVLFKFLVRHIMNNTISKLRKKIVNTNADLRTLCTIEEINSLSLRD
- a CDS encoding helix-turn-helix domain-containing protein, translating into MNNRIYIFEYYAVIISECLNTEKHSHLAHQLTFSLSEEPFQIEFNEEIINSKVVFIPSLEAHKFVKSCSCFLSILIDNESLFNLNELRTKLIELDVFPTKVEDVKPLLKYLGFERNINVDSRITKIKDIIDSTKFLEDIRLSELAREMSLSESRLLHLFKEQVGVPFRKYILWKKLRRAILSFANSKNKKLTDIALDSGFSDSAHLSKVIKASFGLTPSEILSNSQFIKDCN